In Mycolicibacterium aubagnense, the DNA window CATGCCGGCGCCGATCACGGAGGCCAGGGCCGTGCGGAGTCCCAGGTCGGCCACCGCGGAGGAGTCGACGATCAATTTCTGCTGCCAGGTGAGGTCGGCGCGGCGCGGCAACCCTCGGGCGGTACTGTCAGCGCCCGGGACGTCGGGCACCGGCAATGGCAGGGCGAATGCATCGCCGGGTGGCGTACTGGTCACGGCCGATGCTAACCCGCGCAGGCGGATCCCGTCCTCGGATCAGAGATCGAACAAACTGGCGGCGTTGCGGTAGAGCACTTTTCGCAACCATTCGTCGTCGGGGGCGACCTTGGTGAGCACGTTCAGGGATTCGGCGTACCGGTACGGGATGTTCGGGAAATCGCTGCCGAACAGGATTCGGTCACCGAGTTCGCCGAGGCGCGGCAATTCGGCCGGTGGAAAGGGCATGGTCTCCTCGATGAACGGCGTGAACGCCATGGTCGTGTCCAGGTGCACCCCGTCGAATTGTTCGCACAGGTCGAGGAATTCGCTGTACTCGGGCATGCCCAGATGCGCGATGATCAGCCTCAGGTTCGGGTAGCGGTCCAGCACGGTACGAACCTGGCTCGGGCCGGTGTGTGCACCGGGAGTCGGGCCGGAACCGCAGTGGATGATCACCGGGACGCCGGCGTCGGCGATGGTGGCCCAGACATCGTCGAGCAGCGGGTCGGCCGGGTGGTAGCCGCCGACCTGAACATGTGCCTTGAAGACGCGGGTGCCGCCGGCGATGGCGTCGGCCACGTAGGAGCCCGCACCGGGCTCGGGGTAGAACGTCGCGGTGGACAGGCAATCGGGGGTCTCGGCGGCGAACTGAGCGGCCCACTGGTTCAACCAGGCCGCCATATCGGGTTTGTGCGGATAAACCAGCGAGGTGAACGCCAGCACCCCGAAACCGCGCAGCGTCTCCAGCCGGTGTTGCTCCTCGGTGCGGTACGTGATCGGCCAGGTGCGGCCGGTGAGCGGCCCGGCGCTGTCGAAG includes these proteins:
- a CDS encoding amidohydrolase family protein; the encoded protein is MDESVCELWQSLRLPGLIDVHTHFMPKSVMDKVWKYFDSAGPLTGRTWPITYRTEEQHRLETLRGFGVLAFTSLVYPHKPDMAAWLNQWAAQFAAETPDCLSTATFYPEPGAGSYVADAIAGGTRVFKAHVQVGGYHPADPLLDDVWATIADAGVPVIIHCGSGPTPGAHTGPSQVRTVLDRYPNLRLIIAHLGMPEYSEFLDLCEQFDGVHLDTTMAFTPFIEETMPFPPAELPRLGELGDRILFGSDFPNIPYRYAESLNVLTKVAPDDEWLRKVLYRNAASLFDL